GCTGCATCGCGTTCGGACTATTTTCCCTTCCTAAATTTGCCTGGCGTGGCCCccgtcttctgcttcttctttgcTGATCCTTTCGTCTCGGTTTCCTACgcaggcaaaaataaaataaaaataaatagaactcCTAAGTTTGgcatttaaaaagggaaaacaaacacGTAAAACAGAAACATGAACTGTTTGCTCCTACGTGAGCTGCAATAGAAAAGGTTTTCCTGACTCGACCTTCCGTTTGGAGGACAGCGATCCAGTGACGGTGAAGAACGAGTCCAGTCGTCCCTGCGTGCTGCCCTGCCGGCTCTTTGCTATCTTCTTACAGCCGTTACGCATCCTGTCCTCGCTGCACACAGAgactcaatcaatcaatcaatcaataccgTGAAACAGGTTGGTGCGTTCCAGTGCCTTAAAGCCCCTCATTCTAAATCGGTGTGACtggctgcttcctcgctgctctcACCTGAACTGTTTCTCTTCGCACATGAACCGGATCAGTCCCTCCTCATCCGGCTCGCTCCATTTCAGCTCCACCGTGGAACAATCGATCACCTCTGGCTTCAAAAACAAATCCCGGGCCTCTTTGTAGAGCCAGTCCTCTGGAGCAGCGTGCTTCTgcaagaagaagagcaagaggTGCACAAAGAATTTAACCCCCCCCGAGGTTAAACTGGAAGGCAGCAGACAGCGACTCACGTTCAGGTCGATGTTGTCGAGGATCTCCTCGATGGAGCCGTGCTGCTTGATCAGGTCGATGGCTCTCTTTGGTCCGATCCCCTTAATGGTGCCACAGTAGTCGCAGCCCAGCAGAATACACAAGTCTATGAACTGAAAGGGAAAGAGAAGGATCAGTGGTGCTCTGAACCGCCCCCCCCGGACTGTGTTTGTGACGCACCGAGGTAAAGTCACGAGGGGAGGATTTTAAAGACGCCATTCGGTAAGCGGGATATCTAATCAACGAGAGAAAGACTAAATGAAGACCGTCACAAGAGATGAAGACGAAGGGAAGTACCTGCTCGTTGGTCAGGCTGATGTCCTGCAGAATTCGACTGAAGTGAAACTCTTGAATGGGAAGTTtcctacaaataaataaatccccgaTGAATTATAAACTCCGCCCCCGACTCTCCGTTCGTGAGTAAGAAAGGACGATACATGATACAATAAACGGTGCAACAACGGGACGCAGGTCCAACGTTACTTTGCTTCGCTGGCGGTGAGATGTCGGAGGAGGACGTTTGTCCCGAAGGTCAGTCCGTCCATATCCTCCGTCGCCGTGGCAAAGACCTTCCCCGCTTTGACCAATGCAGCACAGCTGGCCTCGGCCTCACACGGAGCCTGCAGCGTAAAAGCCACAGCTTCATCCCGCCGCTCCCGTCACAGAAGCATCTCTCTGACCTCTAACCTCGATGTAAGGGACTCCCATCAGGGCCAGCAGCTTCTTGCACTCGTCATTGTGCTGCTTGGTGACTTTCACCAGACGCTTGCTGAACTTTTCGATATTCTCTCGTTCACCTACGGCAAAGACAAAAGAATATATTCCATAATATATAAACCCAAACTGACGTGAGAGAAGCATCGACTGTACCGGCTTCCTGGGCCTGAGCCAACTGCTTCTCCGCCTccgccctcctctcccccctcttCTCCAACTGTGGgtaaagaaaagagaaaagcgtttgtgtgtttgttgccaTGAATTTCTCATCATTGAAGTCTGTGAAAcatattttttcacatttcaattCACTTCCGTGACTTCCTTAAAATTCCTTTGGGGCGCCAGTCGCTCCAGGACTCGGGCTTGTGGACCGGAGGGGTGAATCATTTCCCTCCTGAATCCTTCCTttaagttcccccccccccacacacacatttccaaatactttaaatcacatttaatcCAATCGAATGAACACTTCTGCAACGGCAGA
This DNA window, taken from Brachionichthys hirsutus isolate HB-005 chromosome 14, CSIRO-AGI_Bhir_v1, whole genome shotgun sequence, encodes the following:
- the fen1 gene encoding flap endonuclease 1 → MGIHGLAKLIADQAPAAIKEQEIKNYFGRKIAIDASMCMYQFLIAVRQDGNVLQSEDGETTSHLMGMFYRTIRMLEHGIKPVYVFDGKPPQLKSSELEKRGERRAEAEKQLAQAQEAGERENIEKFSKRLVKVTKQHNDECKKLLALMGVPYIEAPCEAEASCAALVKAGKVFATATEDMDGLTFGTNVLLRHLTASEAKKLPIQEFHFSRILQDISLTNEQFIDLCILLGCDYCGTIKGIGPKRAIDLIKQHGSIEEILDNIDLNKHAAPEDWLYKEARDLFLKPEVIDCSTVELKWSEPDEEGLIRFMCEEKQFSEDRMRNGCKKIAKSRQGSTQGRLDSFFTVTGSLSSKRKETETKGSAKKKQKTGATPGKFRKGK